The Struthio camelus isolate bStrCam1 chromosome 17, bStrCam1.hap1, whole genome shotgun sequence genome window below encodes:
- the SLC35E4 gene encoding solute carrier family 35 member E4: MCLSSPRSDEAAMTSGDGDGRALRPWKPDPGQKGRRQPPWPSPRALPLVFTVFVWLGTGTTMASLNKWIFASHNFRYPLLLSSLHMLSAVAVGYPLARLRARRPPGPAARPRARIYLLSLTFCTSVAFGNLGLNYVQLDVAQVVYTTTPLFTLLLSALLLGRRHHPLQYAAMGPVCAGAACSIVGEVRFHQAGCCFLFAATFLRGLKSIQQSLLLQEDRLDAVSLLCLTSLPSFCILFSAAVALEVGPAWAGVLRYDSTLWAYVLLSCLGSVLYNLASFCVISLTSALTIHVLGNFNVVGNLVLSRLLFGSHLSGLSYAGIGLTLAGMFMYHHPDFIAARWASWQGQARAKREADGSLARPSGLPGARGG; the protein is encoded by the exons ATGTGCCTGTCGTCCCCGAGGAGCGATGAAGCAGCAATGACCtccggcgacggcgacggccggGCTCTCCGGCCCTGGAAGCCCGACCCGGGCCAGAAGGGGAGACGGCAGCCGCCGTGGCCGTCCCCGCGGGCGCTGCCCCTCGTCTTCACCGTCTTCGTCTGGCTGGGCACCGGCACCACCATGGCCAGCCTCAACAAGTGGATCTTCGCCAGCCACAATTTCCGCTACCCgttgctgctctcctccctgcacaTGCTCTCGGCGGTGGCCGTGGGCTACCCGCTGGCCCGGCTGCgggcgcgccggccgcccggcccggccgcccggccccgcgccaggATCTACCTGCTCAGCCTGACCTTCTGCACCAGCGTGGCGTTCGGCAACCTGGGTCTCAACTACGTGCAGCTGGACGTGGCGCAGGTGGTGTACACCACCACGCCGCTCTTCACCCTGCTGCTCTCggcgctgctgctgggccgcCGCCACCACCCGCTGCAGTACGCGGCCATGGGGCCCGTGTGCGCCGGGGCCGCCTGCAGCATCGTCGGCGAGGTCCGCTTCCACCAGGCcggctgctgcttcctcttcgCCGCCACCTTCCTCCGCGGGCTCAAGTCCATCCAGCAGA gtctgctgctgcaggaggacaGGCTGGACGCCGTCTCCTTGCTCTGCCTCACCTCCTTGCCCAGCTTTTGCATCCTGTTCAGCGCGGCCGTGGCGCTGGAGGTGGGTCCCGCCTGGGCGGGCGTCCTGCGGTACGACAGCACCCTCTGGGCCTACGTCCTGCTCAGCTGCCTCGGCTCCGTCCTCTACAACCTGGCCAGCTTCTGCGTCATCTCCCTGACGTCAGCCCTCACCATCCACGTCCTGGGCAACTTCAACGTCGTGGGCAACCTGGTGCTGTCCCGGCTGCTCTTCGGCAGCCACCTGAGCGGGCTCAGCTACGCAGGCATCGGGCTCACGCTGGCCGGGATGTTCATGTACCACCACCCTGACTTCATCGCTGCCCGCTGGGCATCATGGCAGGGCCAAGCCCGGGCCAAACGAGA GGCGGACGGGTCTCTCGCGCGGCCGAGCGGCTTGCCTGGGGCCCGGGGAGGCTGA
- the TCN2 gene encoding transcobalamin-2 codes for MWHLLVLLQAAVLPARPCEAPEAAAAQVRAASARLLGLAEDPARAANPSVYVALRLADEHDAAREVRYLARLKDAFQHSYNTSLQAAGWRKQPPAAPRGPAPGAHHHHRGAEAAAREGRPDTGRLALYLLALRAACQPMDAGAERFLVTWLKYFLEEDWAGSQRHGRPLTSYYQYGLGVLALCVHRKRVRDEVVHRLLAAERHGRLGHGGGGHAVDTEAVAGLAFACLRGAQPGSGPLASELREAVRGVSGRLLAAQSPDGFFGNVFSTPLAMQFFIATNACQSEPEYRRARAALLQSLDNFTNPMAMSQLLPALYGRSYLDIASMRCQQERDTLQPISPVTQPSGPENITVGLVVECPRRLCPRHVLYNQSVSVPAGSSLLDVLGAAPKQGHEAFTFKTQESLYGPFLTTVMKVEANWQERRYWQLLSAPSTSLQTGVADYRPRDGETLILRLSKG; via the exons ATGTGGCACCTCCTCGTCCTCCTGCAGGCTGCGGTCCTGCCCGCCCGGCCGTGCG AggcgccggaggcggcggcggcgcaggtgCGCGCCGCGAGCGCCCGGCTCCTGGGCCTGGCCGAGGACCCGGCGCGGGCGGCCAACCCCAGCGTCTACGTGGCCCTTCGCCTCGCCGACGAGCACGACGCGGCCCGCGAGGTGCGCTACCTGGCCAGGCTGAAGGACGCCTTCCAGCACAGCTACAACAC GAGCCTGCAGGCGGCCGGCTGGCGCAagcagccccccgcggcgccccgcggcccggcgcccggcgcccatCACCACCACAG GGGCGCCGAGGCAGCGGCGCGGGAGGGCCGGCCCGACACGGGGCGCCTGGCGCTGTACCTGCTGGCGCTAAGGGCCGCCTGCCAGCCCATGGACGCCGGCGCCGAGCGCTTCCTCGTCACCTGGCTCAAGTATTTCCTGGAGGAGGACTGGGCGG GCTCCcagcggcacggccgccccctcACCAGTTACTACCAGTACGGCCTGGGCGTGCTGGCGCTGTGCGTGCACCGCAAGCGGGTCAGAGACGAGGTGGTCCACCGGCTCCTGGCGGCCGAGCGGCATGGCCGGTtggggcacggcggcggcggccacgccGTGG ACACGGAGGCCGTGGCCGGCCTGGCCTTCGCCTGCCTGCGTGGGGCGCAGCCGGGCAGCGGCCCGCTGGCGTCGGAGCTGCGCGAGGCCGTGCGCGGCGTGAGCGGGAGGCTGCTGGCGGCGCAGAGCCCGGACGGCTTCTTCGGCAACGTCTTCAGCACCCCCTTGGCCATGCAG ttCTTCATTGCCACCAACGCGTGCCAGTCGGAGCCGGAGTACCGccgggccagggctgccctgctgcagagcctggACAACTTCACCAACCCCATGGCCATGTCCCAGCTGCTGCCCGCCCTGTACGGCCGCAGTTACCTGGACATCGCCTCCATGCGCTGCCAACAGGAGAGAG ACACGCTGCAGCCCATCAGCCCCGTGacgcagccctcggggccggaGAATATCACCGTGGGGCTGGTGGTGGAGTGCCCCAGGCGGCTGTGCCCCCGCCACGTGCTCTACAACCAGTCCGTGTCCGTGCCCGCCGGGTCCTCCCTCCTGGACGTGCTGGGGGCAGCCCCGAAGCAGGGACACGAGGCCTTCAC GTTTAAAACCCAGGAGAGCCTCTACGGCCCCTTTTTAACGACGGTGATGAAAGTGGAAGCCAATTGGCAAGAGCGGAGGTACTGGCAGCTCCTCTCGGCCCCCAGCACCAGCCTGCAGACCG GTGTTGCCGACTACAGGCCTCGCGACGGGGAGACCCTCATCCTGCGGCTGAGCAAGGGATAG
- the DUSP18 gene encoding dual specificity protein phosphatase 18 has translation MNTAFGAFPMFFQHPSVYGLSRITPHLYLSDGATASNKLLLFTNQITTVINVAVEVVDTFHPNIEYMYVPVVDSPVSWIYSCFDTVADKIHSVSMHQGRTLLHCAAGVSRSATVCLAYLMKYQSMSLASAHAWVKSCRPIVRPNNGFWQQLIQYEYKLFGTNTVRMISTPLGLIPDVYGREVRLTVPF, from the coding sequence ATGAATACAGCTTTTGGAGCTTTCCCCATGTTCTTCCAGCATCCGTCGGTGTATGGCCTGTCACGGATCACCCCTCACTTGTACCTCAGTGATGGCGCCACTGCCAGTAATAAGCTCCTGCTCTTTACAAATCAAATCACCACTGTCATCAATGTCGCTGTGGAGGTGGTAGACACTTTCCATCCAAACATTGAGTATATGTATGTTCCTGTGGTGGACTCCCCCGTCTCCTGGATCTACAGTTGCTTTGACACTGTAGCGGATAAGATACACAGTGTGAGCATGCATCAGGGCCGAACGCTGCTGCATTGCGCTGCAGGCGTCAGCAGGTCAGCCACCGTGTGCTTAGCCTATCTCATGAAGTACCAGTCTATGTCTCTGGCGAGCGCGCATGCCTGGGTCAAGTCTTGCCGTCCCATCGTACGACCCAACAATGGCTTCTGGCAGCAGCTCATTCAGTACGAGTATAAGCTCTTTGGTACTAACACAGTCCGAATGATCAGCACTCCACTGGGATTGATACCTGACGTTTATGGAAGGGAAGTAAGACTAACGGTACCGTTCTGA